The following coding sequences are from one Ornithorhynchus anatinus isolate Pmale09 chromosome 11, mOrnAna1.pri.v4, whole genome shotgun sequence window:
- the LOC100091735 gene encoding keratin, type I cytoskeletal 28, whose amino-acid sequence MSLRFSAGSRRGCSRPGAGCGNSNFSCSLGGGPAGGSFGSSLNGPGGNHIGGSLGNASCSAFVGSEGGLLSGNEKVTMQNLNDRLASYLDNVRALEEANADLEQKIKGWYEKYGPGSCRGLDHDYSRYFPVIEDLRNQIVSSTTCNANVVLQIDNARLAADDFRLKFENELALHQSVEADINGLRRVLDELTLCRTDLEIQYETLSEELTYLKKNHEEEMKVLQCAAGGNVNVEMNAAPGVDLTVLLNNMRAEYEDLAEQNRRDAEAWFNEKSATLQQQISDDAGAATSARNELTEMRRTLQTLEIELQSLLATKHSLECSLTETEGNYCVQLSQIQAQIGTLEDQLQQIRTETEGQKLEYEQLLDIKIHLEKEIETYCRLIDGDGESCFQSKSYVPGGLGSPSKDLSKTTLVKTVVEEIDQRGKVLSSRVHSIEEKSSKLSAIKTEQRTPF is encoded by the exons ATGTCCCTGAGGTTCTCCGCTGGATCCAGGAGAGGTTGCTCTCGGCCTGGAGCGGGCTGTGGGAATAGCAACTTCTCCTGCTCCTTGGGTGGAGGCCCGGCCGGAGGAAGCTTTGGAAGCAGTTTGAACGGCCCAGGTGGAAACCACATCGGCGGGAGCCTCGGAAATGCTTCTTGCTCGGCCTTCGTCGGGAGCGAGGGGGGGCTCCTGTCCGGGAACGAGAAGGTGACCATGCAGAACCTGAACGACCGGCTGGCCTCCTACCTGGACAACGTGCGGGCCCTGGAGGAGGCCAACGCCGACCTGGAGCAGAAGATCAAGGGCTGGTACGAGAAATATGGTCCCGGCTCTTGCCGGGGACTCGACCATGACTACAGTCGCTATTTCCCAGTCATCGAGGACCTGAGGAATCAG ATCGTCTCTTCCACCACCTGTAATGCCAACGTGGTTCTACAGATTGACAATGCCAGGCTAGCCGCTGATGATTTTCGATTAAA GTTCGAAAACGAGCTGGCTCTACACCAGAGCGTGGAGGCGGACATCAACGGCCTGCGGCGAGTCCTGGACGAGCTGACCCTGTGCAGGACGGACCTGGAGATTCAGTACGAAACCCTGAGCGAGGAGCTGACCTACCTCAAGAAGAACCACGAGGAG GAAATGAAAGTCCTCCAGTGTGCGGCGGGTGGGAACGTGAACGTGGAAATGAAcgcggccccgggggtcgacCTGACCGTCCTGCTGAACAACATGAGGGCCGAGTATGAAGACTTGGCCGAGCAGAATCGCAGGGACGCCGAAGCCTGGTTCAACGAGAAG AGCGCCACCCTGCAGCAGCAGATCTCGGACGACGCCGGAGCCGCCACCTCGGCCAGGAACGAGCTCACGGAGATGAGACGCACCCTCCAGACCCTGGAGATCGAGCTCCAGTCCCTCTTGGCCACG AAACACTCGCTCGAATGCTCCTTAACAGAGACGGAGGGAAACTACTGCGTCCAGCTCTCCCAAATCCAGGCCCAGATCGGGACCCTAGAGGACCAGCTGCAGCAGATTCGCActgaaactgagggccagaaactgGAGTATGAGCAGCTTCTGGACATCAAAATTCACTTGGAGAAGGAAATTGAGACCTACTGTCGCCTGATCGATGGCGATGGAGA ATCCTGCTTCCAGTCCAAAAGCTATGTACCTGGAGGACTGGGAAGTCCAAGTAAAG ATCTATCCAAAACTACCCTGGTGAAGACAGTGGTTGAGGAGATAGATCAACGAGGAAAAGTTCTCTCATCTAGAGTCCACTCCATTGAAGAAAAGTCTTCCAAACTAAGTGCCATTAAAACAGAGCAGAGAACCCCTTTCTAA